The segment TTGAATTATACCTTAGTTACATCGAATATTTTTATACCTTCGTAGTATGATAAATAGGTTTTTACATCAGATTTTAGGACTGAAGATAGGTTCAAAAAGCTTGTTTTATACTTTCCTTTTGGTAAACTTAATACCAAACCTATTTCTATTGTACACAGAGCCTTACAACTTTAGTGGAAAACTTTTACTTATTTTATTACCACTGGGCGTGTATTTAAGTTTCTTGTCTTTGAGCAAAAGGCAAGGGGCAATGCAGTTGTGGCTCACTCCACTATTTTTCTTCCATGCCTTCCAATTGGTGGTTTTTTCCTTATTTAAGGAGGATGTTATTGCGGTAGATATGTTTTTAAACCTCGTTACTACCAATGTTTCGGAGGCTACAGAATTGCTTGGAAGCATCTTGCTGCCTACGCTCTTGGTGTGTGTGGTCTATATCCTCGCTATTGTGGGTGCTGCACGGAGCTTTAAAAGCAAAACTTATTATTCCCAATCGTTTAGAAATAAAAACTTGATGGCTGGGCTTATTATTATTTTGGGTTCTTTGCCTCTGTTTTTATCTGCCAAAGAGGTTAATACGCAGCATTTTACGTGTCATGAAAATCTTTACCCTGTAAATGTATTCTACAATATGGGCTTTTCTATTGATAAGTTTTATAAGATCAATAATTACAAAACGACTTCGAAAGATTTCTCTTTTCAGGCTCAAAAAGACTCTGTAAGTAGTCAGCGTGAGGTGTATGTACTGGTTATTGGCGAGACATCTCGTGCAGATAATTGGCAACTGTATGGGTACGAACGTGAAACAAATCCGTATCTCAAAAAGGATGATTCGGTGATTTTCTTTAGGGATGCTCTAACACAATCCAATACTACCCACAAGAGTGTTTCGATTTTGTTATCGGGGGCTTCAGCCGAAAACTACGACTGTATCTACTCACAAAAGAGCTTGATAGAGGCTTTCAAGGAGACGGGTTTTACTACTGTTTTCCTCTCCAATCAGGCTAAGAACAGTTCGTTTATTGAGTACTTTGCGCAAGAAGCCGAGTACCTAGAATATTATCGTTCTCGAAATATACAAACCAATCACTTTGATGAAGTGTTGCTCCATCGTTTGCAACATTATATAGAGTCGGTTACTGGCAATCTGCTTATTGTAGTTCATACCTATGGTTCACACTTTAATTATAATGAGAGATACCCCAAGGAGTTTGCTCAGTTTATGCCCGATCAATTCTCTCGTATTGATAAAAAGAATAGGGAGATGATGGTGAATGCTTATGATAATAGCATCTTATATACCGATTATTTTTTGCATCGTATCGGCCAGATTTTAGATGAAAGTGGCTTGTGTGCAGCTTATCTTTACATCTCCGATCATGGAGAAGATATTATGGATGATGATAGAGAACGTTTTCTTCATGCTTCGCCCAATCCTACTTATTACCAATTGCGTGTGCCTCTAGTTACTTGGTTCTCAGAAAACTATGAGATAACTTACCCCGAAAAGGTGCAGGCGGCACATGATAATTCTATCAAACCCGTATCTAGTAGCATGGTGTTTCATACCTTTTTAGATATGGCTGATATTCAGACCGATTATCTTCATAAAAACAATTCTTTAGTTAGCACTCATTTTACTCCTTCTATGCGAATGTACTTGGGAGATCATGATAATCCTATCCCTTATTACCAAACGAATTTGAAGCGTCAAGATAAAGAGATGATCCAGATTCATGGATTAAGTGTGGAATAATGGACACTCCATCCAACTCCATTTTTTGTCTATCCCACTTATTTTGAGAGGCTTTTCTCTTGGTAATATTTATACAGTGTATAAGGTATAAATATCGTAATACATCCCTATGAAAAGGGAAAAAATATTCTGACACCGACATCGTGATGACATGACACCGACATGATGACTTTTTGACCCTGATAAGAGTCGATTATATTCGTGTGATAAAAAAATCTATTTCTAAATGTATTTTTATGCGTAAGAGTAGAGGGTTGATTGGTAGTCAATTTGAGTGGGAAAGGTAGTCTTATAAATGAGGAATGTGGGGTTTGGAAACAGAGAGTAATCAGGCTCTATTGGGGTGGACTTATTTCATCTTGATGGAGTGCTGAATTTACCTCAAATTTAAAATACTAGCCGTAATGTTCTGTAAATCAAATATTTTTTGTTATATTATAAGGGCGTGGCAGATTGTTTACGCAGGAATACTTACCAATATAAATGTTTTTGGGCACCCTGCTTTGTAGAAAGTCGGTAGAGTTCAAAGCACATTTGTTCCAAACTGGGGGTAGAGGTATCAATACGAGTCCCAAACTTGAATTTGATTTAAATACTCAGCTCAGTTTTGATTACAGAATTTTATTTGTTGGTTGAAACAAAACAAGTCTATTCTTATAAAGGAAGCAGGTTTTGTTTACCATCAGCTTTTTAAAAGTTGTAGAAATCATTCTATCATAAATTCTGTAAGGAATAGGTAGGTGAATACTCATAATTTTAAAAATTTTATATTACTAAATGGCAGTTACTTTTAGAAAAAAAGAAGTTAGAAAAAGACAAATTGAAAAACGTAGAGAAAAAGAATTAAGGCGTGAAGCCAAAAGAAATGAAACTCCAGATACCTTTGAGGAGATGATAGCGTATGTTGATCCCAATGGAGTAATTACAGATACGCCACCTAATCCTGAAGATTATAGAGAAGTAAAGTTGGAAGAAATTGAAGTGTCTATTCCTACAGATTTAGAAATAGCAAGTGAATCGGAATTGGATGGGCATGTTAAATTCTACAATGAAGATAGAGGATTTGGTTTCATTAAAGACAAAGAGAGTGTTGAGCAGTATTTTTTCCACATTAGTAATGCTCCCGAAGACATTGAAAGAAATGACCACGTTACATTCCGTCTTGAAGATAGCCCTAGAGGTTTAAATGCCGTTGAAGTAGAGTATGCTTAGTTGAAAAGGCTTACTTGGCTAAATAAAAGGAATATTACAAAAGCAGTTGCACCTTAGCAGCTGCTTTTTTGTATTTAAATAAATTGATAGTTAGATGCTTTAACCTATACCAAAAGAGGCTCACAGAGAAGTAGAGCTCCCATATTTTCTGCTGATGAATTGTGATTTGTTCCTCACGGTATATCTTCACATGATCGAAGATAAACGAGCGTTCATCTTGTTCTAAAATAGGAGCATATTTTATTTATTTACTCATTTGGGCTATATAAATTCATAAAACACAAATATAAGACAATAATAAACTTACTTTACGACAATATTTAAAGGAGGATTTGCTATAAGTTTGTATCCACAGAAAAACAAACAAATATCAAGATATAATGCAGACAAAGTTAACTCTTAAAGAGTCTAAGCCTCATTATGAATTTCTAGAGCTGTAAAGTAAGGTACTGATGGGTCTCCTCTTCAGATTTCGTTTAAAAGGGAGTGGCTATTTACAAAAATTACTTAATAAAGAGAATCTATTTAGTCTGATATATAAAATATTATTCTCTGATATTGAAATCTTTCTAGCTCTTTCATTTGTTACTTAGGTAGAACTCCATAAAATTTTCATGAACGTAAAGGGAGTATTATAATCTTGGTTTTAACCTAAATTTAAAATATATGGACGCAATTTTTCACAGAAGAAGTATCCGCAAGTATGTAAACGAAGCCGTATCCGACGAAAAGATTCATAAGATTTTATTAGCAGGAATGTCTGCACCCAATGCTTTTGCCACTTATGAGTGGAATTTCTTAGTCATAAAAAGTGCTGAGGGAAAAAAGAAAATGTTGGAAGCTCAGCCTTGGGCAAAATCATCCGAAAATGCCGATACCTTAATCTTAGTATGTGGTGATTCAAGCAAAGAGAAAAATGAAATGCTATTGGTGCAAAACTGTAGCGCTGCTATGGAAAATATGCTTATTGAAGCTACATATCTTGATTTAGGTAGCTTGTGGCTGGGTGTATATGGTAGTGATGAGATCGTAAGAGATATACGGAAAGCTTATAATGTCCCTAAACATTTAATCCCGATAGGAGTAGTGGTAATTGGTCAGACGGTTCAAGATCGTAAACCTCATGATCAGTTTTACAAAGACCAAGTTCACGTAGAGAGTTTCAAGAAATAGAGAAAATAGAAAGATTTTAAAGGTTTGAAAGACCTATTCAATTTACTTTGGATAGGTCTTTCTTGCTTTGTATCTCTATAGTGAAAGAAAAACAATTCTATCGGAGTTGGTGGAGTCGTGTAATTCCAAAAGGAAACAAAGAGAAGCTTATTTTCAATTCACTATTTACTCTTTTATCCTAATAAATAGTTTATATTTGTGTGAATAGCAGAATAAAGAATACTCTATTCAGTAAAACACAGAAAAGATATGAAAAAGATAGGTTTTAAAACGGGTTTAATGGCATTAGCTGTTTTTGCTTTTGCTGCTTGTTCTTCAAATAATGAAGTAGGTAACTTAACATTTAAGAAATTCACGAATGAGGAAAATATCTATTTGATGGGTGATAAAAATGCACCTCATGCAGAGTTTTCACTCAATATGGAATATCCTGTAAAAGGAGAACCTAGCATTCATCATTGGGTACAAGAGCAGATTTCAGACTTTGTATTGGGTACAAGTTATGGACCCCTTGAGCCTCAGGCTGCTGTAGATAAGTGTGCCGAAACCTATAAAAATGCTTATCTTTCTGATGTAGAATCTCTTTACAAAGAAGAGTTGGCAGAAGTGGGTGATGCTTCTAAAGTAGGTGTGTGGTACAATTATTACCAACATAAGGAATCTACGGTTGACTTTTATGCCAAGAGCTTACTTGTAATTGAAAGTACTTTTAGCCATTTTACGGGTGGTGCACATGGTATTCACTTAGTTAACTATTTGAATTTAGATTTGACCAACTTGAACAAAGTAAGAATTCAAGATATTTTCAATGCGAACTACGAAGCCAATTTAGTATCGCTTATTAAAGATCAGTTCAAGAAAGACTTGAAAGTAGAGTCTTTGGAAGATGTAGGCTTTTGGGAAGATAGCATACAGCCCACAGAAAACATGAAGCTGTCTGCTACAGGTATCACCTTCTTATACAATGTATATGAAATAGCTCCTTATGCTATGGGTGCTCAAGAAGTAACACTTACCTATGCTCAGTTGTCAGACTTATTAAACAAAGAGAATCCGATAATCAAAGAATTATTAAATATCTAATAATATACACTATTCAACTTTATGGAGTTAATACTCAAATATTTTCCAAACTTAACCGAAGAACAAAAGAAACAGTTTGCAGCCCTTTACGATTTATACATCGATTGGAACTCTAAAATCAATGTAATATCTCGTAAAGATATTGAAAATCTTTACCCTCATCATGTGTTACATTCACTAGGTATAGCTAGAGTAATCAATTTTAAGCCTGGTACTCATGTGATGGATCTGGGCACTGGTGGTGGCTTCCCAGGTATTCCATTGGCCATTTTATTTCCCGAAACTAAATTTCACTTAGTCGATAGTATCCGTAAAAAAGTACGAGTAGCTCAAGAAGTAGCAACAGCTATTGGGTTAAAAAATGTAACTTTTAAGCATGCTCGTGCGCAAGAAGAAAAACAAGAATTCGATTTTGTTGTTAGTAGAGCGGTAATGCCTCTTCAAGACTTGGTAGATATCATCAGAAAGAATATCTCTAAGAACCAACAAAATGCACTTCCCAACGGATTAATCTGTCTCAAAGGGGGAGAATTAGAAAAAGAAACTATGCCCGTAAAAAACAGAACGACCATCTGGGATCTAAAAGATGAGTTTGAGGAAGAGTTTTTTGAAACAAAGAAGGTGGTGTATGTTGCCCTATAATAATTAAAAGAAATAGATATGAATATACAGAAATTTGAATTCAATATGTTTCCTGTTAATAGCTACGTGCTATGGGATGATACGAAGGAAGCAGTAGTGATAGACCCAGGCGTGTTCTTTGATACAGAAAAAGAACAACTTAAAAAGTTTATTGCTGATAATGGATTAAAAATAAAGCACCTTCTAAATACTCACCTTCATCTAGACCATATCCTAGGAAATACTTTTATGTTTCAAGAGTATGGAATAAAGGCTGAAGCGAGTCAAGATGATGAATACTGGCTAGAGGGAGTGGCTCAGCAAGGTAGAATGTTTGGATTCGAAGTGAATGATGAGCCCGTTCCTCTGGGTAAATACTTAAAGGAGGGTGATCAAATTCATTTTGGAAATCAAACCTTAGATATCTTTCAAGTGCCTGGTCACTCACCTGGTAGTTTGGTGTTTTATAATCAAGCAACAGGTGATGCTTTTTCGGGAGATGTACTTTTTCAAGGTAGTGTAGGTAGAGCAGACTTACAAGGAGGAAACTTTACTGCATTAAAAGAGAATATTATCAAAAAACTCTTTATCTTGCCTGATGAGACAGTTGTTCATGCTGGACACGGACCATCAACTACTATAGGTAGAGAAAAAAAGTACAATCCTTTCTTTACAGATGTAACAACTCATTAAACTAACTTTAAAATCAAATACTATGAACACTAATTTTCTAGCCAACAGGCACATCGGTATTAATGACAAAGACATTCAAGAGATGCTGAAGAAAATAGGCGTTTCTTCTGTGGATGAGCTGATTGAGAAGACTATTCCAGAGAATATCTTACTCAAAGAGCCCTTAAATTTGCCACCTGCAATGTCTGAGTACGAATACAGTAATCACATTGTTGAGCTAGCCAAAAAGAATAAGATATATAAAACATATATCGGTCAAGGTTGGTACAATACCATTACACCTGCAGTGATTCAAAGAAATGTCTTTGAAAATCCCGTTTGGTACACCTCATACACCCCATACCAAGGTGAGGTTTCTCAAGGTAGATTGGAAGCATTGATGAATTTCCAAACTGCAATTAGCGATTTGACAGGGTTACCTTTGGCAAACTGTTCGTTGCTAGATGAAGCTACTGCTGGAGCTGAGGCTATGACGATGATGTACAACCTACGTTCTCGTGGTAAGAAAAAAGCAAAAGCAAATGTTCTATTTGTTGATAATTCTGTTTTCCCAGAAACAAAGGCTGTAATCAAAACTCGTGGTATTCCTCAAGGTATGGAAATTGTACACGGAGATTACAAAACATTTGAATTTACAGATCAGATCTTTGGTGCAATCGTACAGTATCCTAATAATGAGGGTAGTGTAGAAGATTATAGAGTGTTTGTAGAAAAAGCACATGCTAATGAAACTTTAGTAGCTGTAGCTGCTGATATCTTAAGCTTGGCTCTACTTACTCCTCCAGGAGAATGGGGTGCTGATATTGCTTTTGGTAGTTCACAGCGTTTGGGTATCCCTATGTTCTATGGGGGGCCATCTGCAGGATATTTTGCTACTCGTGCAGAGTATAAACGAAATATTCCTGGACGTATTATTGGTTGGTCGAAAGATGCGTATGGTAAACTTTGTTACCGTATGGCTCTTCAAACTCGTGAACAACATATTAAGAGAGAAAGAGCTACCTCAAATATCTGTACAGCTCAGGCCTTACTTGCTACTATGTCTGGTTTCTATGCTGTATATCATGGGGCAGAAGGAATTAAAGAGATTGCTAATCGCATCCATCAACATGCCATCACAGTGAGTGAAGGTGTAAAAGTATTGGGATACGAGCAGTTAAATGAATATTTCTTTGATACGCTATATATTAAATTACCGAGCTGCATCTCTTTAGAACAATTTAGAGAAGTAGCTTTGAAGAAAGAAATAAACTTCCGTTATCACGATACAGGAGAAGTAGGCATTAGTATTGATGAAACAACTACTGATGCTGATGTTCAGTCTATTCTTTGTGTGTTTGGTTCTGTTGCAGAACAAGAGCTTACAGTGAAGAAAGAAGAAAAAGGCTGTGCTCTTCCCAAAGAATTAATTCGTAAATCAGACTTCTTAACTCACGAAGTTTTTAAGAAATACCATACAGAAACAGAGATGATGCGTTACATCAAACGCCTAGATCGTCAAGATATCTCTTTGGCTCACTCTATGATTTCTTTGGGTTCGTGTACCATGAAGCTGAATGCTGCGGCAGAAGTGATTCCTATGACTCGTCCAGAGTTTATGGGCATTCACCCATTGGCTCCAAAATACCAAGCAGCAGGTTCGCTAGAGATGATTGAAAACCTAGGAAATTTACTTCAAGTAATTACTGGTTTTGATGGCATCAGCTTACAACCCAACTCGGGTGCAGCAGGCGAGTATGCTGGACTTCGTACTATTCGTGCTTATCTAGAAAGCATCAAGCAAGGTCATAGAAGTAAAGTGATTATTCCTGCATCAGCACACGGAACAAACCCTGCATCGGCAGTTCAAGCGGGTTATGATATAGTCCTTGTAGATTCTGATGAAGGAGGAAACGTATGTATGGACGACTTCCGCAAAAAAGTGGAAGAAAACAAAGACGACTTAGCTGCTTTAATGATTACTTATCCTTCTACACATGGTATCTTCGAAAAAGATATTGTAGAAATCTGTGATTTGATACACAAGGCTGGTGGACAAGTATATATGGATGGTGCTAATATGAATGCACAAGTAGGTCTTACTAATCCTGGTTATATTGGTGCAGACGTATGTCACTTGAATCTACACAAAACATTTGCTATTCCTCATGGTGGTGGTGGTCCTGGTGTTGGTCCTATCTGCTGTGCAAAACACTTAGTACCTTTCTTACCGGGTCATGCGTACTTGGGAGATAATACCAACGAAGTATCTTCTGCTCCTTATGGTAGTGTGGGTGTAATGCCTGTAACTTATGGTTATATCCGTATGATGGGTGAAGCAGGATTGAAGAGAGCTACTCAGGCTGCTATTATCAATGCAAACTATTTGGCTGCTTGCTTTAATGATACTTATGGTGTGGTTTATAGAGGATTCAAAGGCTTTGTTGGTCATGAGATGATTCTTGAATGCAGAAAGATTCATGAAGAAACAGGTATTTCAGAAAATGATATAGCAAAACGTTTGATGGACTTCGGTTATCATGCTCCTACATTGTCATTCCCTGTATATGGTACATTGATGATTGAACCAACCGAGAGTGAAAGTAAGGCAGAGCTAGATAACTTCGTAGAAGTGATGGATACGATTTGGAAAGAAATTCATGAAGTGAAAGAGGGTAAATATACATTGGAAGACAACGTATTGGTAAACTCTCCACACCCAGAATATGAAATGGTATCAGATGAATGGAACCACAAGTATAGCCGTGCTAAAGCTTGTTACCCTATTGAAAGTGTACGTAATAATAAGTTCTGGATCAATGTGGCTCGTATCGACAATACACTTGGTGATAGAACACTATTGACTACTCGTTACGAAACTTTTGAAGATTAAGAGTATTCTTCTCAATGCTATTATATGAAATAAGCCCTAGAAATTAATCTAGGGCTTATTTTTATTCGAATTTTTAAATAAGAACTACTTTATTTAAACACTTCGTGATGTACATTTTCTTCGTAAAACTTATCATGAGGTTCACGTTCTTGGTCGGCTACACCTATTGCTACAATAGCAATTGGCAAGATGTGCTTCGGAATATTGAACTCACGGCGTAAGTTATCTACAAACTCATCACTACCATAGGCTTCGAGCCATAAACTACCTAAATCTAGGTAAGTGGCTTCAATAAGCATATTTTCTACGGCTGCACTACAGTTTTGGACAAGTAGCTTTTCATTGGTTTCCTTAGTAGTGTCTCCACACACTAAAATTACAGCACTTGCATTGTGAGAAGACTTGGCCCACTTTTGTGATTGTTCCAATTTTTTATGACCTTCGGCACTGCGGATTACTATAAATTCCCATTCATTGGTGGCGAAAGCATTGGGTGCAGACATCCCTGCTTGAATAATCTTGTGAATCTTTTCGTCTGATACTTCTTCATTTTTGTACTTACGAATACTTCTTCTCTTAAAAATTGCGTCCATAAATTTTCCTTTCGATACTAGTTTTACCCTATAGAAAGTAAGCTATCTTAGGCTCTGTTAAGGAGAGTTTTTAGTTTACCTTGGATTATGGGATTATTTGTTGAATAATACTACTAACAACAGGCTATCTATATGGTTCATCTATTTGTTGGTATTCTTTTCTGTTTTTAAGATAGGATGGACAGAGGATGCTGTAAAAGATAGAGTTATAAAAAATGGATATAAAAAAAGGAAGTTTCTTAAGAAACCTCCTTGCTAGAACGCGATGAAAGTGCATTTATTTAGCCACAATCATTCTGATTGCTGTATTGTTTGTATTCATATATTGTTTCAAAGCTGAATAAGGTATTGTAATATTCAGGTCGCCTCTGGCATCAGAATTGAGTTCGTAGGGTTCATATATAAAGCGAATCCCTTTGGGCTCCAATACAAATTTTTCAGCAGGTTTAAGGCGAGTAATGTCAGCACCCAAATCTTTAATTTCCTCTTCTGATTCTACTCCAAAATACTCGAGCATACTCTCTTTTATTAATTGAGTTACTTGAGAATCTGTACCTTTCTTGAAAATATCGTGGTATGTTAAAACTTTGAAGTTGTAAAGGTCTAGGTTCACATATTGCGAACCAATAAGTCCGTTTCCACCATATTTACTATCAAACCAAGTAAACTGATAAACCAACATACTATTCCAATAAGAAAGCAGTTGAGTAGAAAATTTCATGCTATAGCTGTATCGTCTGATGAGATCTTTTACAGGCACAGATGTCCTTTGTTTGTCCTCATTGTATTCCTTCTGAATATCTTTTACGTACAAATTGGTCTTATCTGTCAAGTATTTTTCCACAGCTTGCTCAGTAGAAAGATCTCCGTATTTCTCTCCCAAAGCAGTAATGATGATTTCTCTATTTACAAAATTCTTTACTTTTTCATCTCCTGCACTAGCATAAGAGAGTTTAATATCGTGTTTGTATTTAGGAGAAAACGAGCTATTTGAAATAGCATAATCATGTTGCCATTGTTTGGTTTCAAAAACAAGGCTTCCTCTGCTTTGAGCCCATCCACTTATTGAGTTGGCAATAAGCATAAGACTGAGTAGAGCAAACGGTTAAAAAATTTTCATAATATAATCTATCTATGGGGTTGATATATTTATACGTTTTTTACAAAGTAAACGATATATGTTAAGATATAATAGATTTCTTGTAAAATAAAATATTAGACTCAATAAAAGTAGAATAAGTAAAGATATTTTTATCTTGTATAAAATAAGAAGTTAGAAAGAAAAAGGTGATAAAATCTATATACGAAGCTTTTTGTAAATATCCTTTTGTTTTCTTATCTTCTAAGGTTGTAGAATTTAAAAGAAACAATATCAAGCTTTTCTTTGTTAATATTTACATACATTAAAACAACTCTGAATGGGTAGTTGAAGTAATAAAGAATAACACTAATAATAGAGTATATGAGCAATATCATACATAAAACATTTCCTGTTTTGAATATGCATACAGCTAGTTGTGCTACCAATGTGGAAAGAGCAATAAACGATGAGCCGGGCATTATCGAAACAAAAGTGAATCTGGTAAACAATACGGTATATATTAAATATGATAAAAAACATATTACAGTAGGCGAGATCAGAGCCGCCGTGCTTTCTGCTGGATATGATATTATAATAGATCAAGAGCAACAGATATACCAACAAGAGCAAGAGCATACTAAGAGGTATCATCGTCTGCGTACGGAGGTAATTGGAGCTTGGGTGTTTACCGTTCCTATGTTATTGCTTTCAGTATCAAGAATCTTTGAGCATCTATCCTATACTAAATATATTATGTTACTCATCTCTCTTATGGTGTTGGTGCTTTTTGGACGAGAGTTTTTTGAAAATGCTTGGAAGCAGATGCGTAAAAAAATGTATCGCCTGGATTTACTAGTTGCAGTGAGTACTGGGGTAGCCTTTTTGTTTAGTGTATTCAATGTATTCTTTGCTGAGTTTTGGACTAGTAGAGGTTTCGAAGCACATACCTATTTTGAGCTGACTGTTATTATTACCACGTTTGTCATTACTGGTAAATTTATGGAAGCAAAAGCCAAGGGTAGTTCTACTCTGGCTATTCGTAACTTGATGGGACTTCGTCCTAAGTCTGCCCGTGTACTAAAAGGTGAGGAAAAAACAGATGTACCCTTGAAAGAACTGAAGGTAGGAGATCATATTATTGTACACCCAGGAGAAAAAATTCCAATTGATGGAATTGTAATAGATGGTGCATCGTATGTAAATGAGAGTATGATTACGGGAGAACCTCTTCCTATAGAGAAAGGAGTGGGTTCTAAAGTAACGGCAGGTACGGTTAATCAGCGAGGTAAGTTTGTGGTTCGTGCCGAGAAAGTGGGAGAAGATACTTTTCTAGCCCAAATTATTCGAATGGTACAAGAAGCACAAAATACAAAAGCTCCCGTGAAACGTATTGTCGATAAGGCTGTAGGGGTTTATTTGCCCATTGTAGCTGTAGTTGCCCTACTTACTTTTGGTGGCTGGGTGATTTTTGGTGGAGAATATAATGTAGCCAAAGGTGTACTTGCTGGGTTATCGGTTCTTATTATAGCCTGTCCATGTGCCTTAGGTTTGGCTACCCCAATAGCTCTTTGGGTGGGTATCAATAAAGGGGCAAACCATCATATCCTAATAAAAGATGCCGTAGCTCTAGAGCAAACGCCTCAAATAGATACTTTAGTTCTTGATAAAACAGGTACCATTACAGAGGGTTCACCTACAATTGTGGGTTGGCTTTGGGCTACTCGTCAAGACAAAGAAGATGAGTACAAGCAAATCTTATTAGCGGCCGAAGCAAAGTCGGATAATCCACTAGCACTTTCTTTGATGGAAGAGTTGGCAATTCAACAAAATGTGAAGCCTGTAGATTTAGATTCGTATGTTAACTTACCAGGAAAAGGAATTATTGTAAAATACCAAGGAGATAAATATTGGGTAGGTGGAAAACGACTAAAAGAAGAACATAACGCAGAAATTAACGGACCACTGAATGAGATGTTAGTCCGTTATGAAGGTAAAGGTTACGGAATAGTTTACTTTGGAAAAGACAATGAACTACTTGCCATCATAGCTATAGCCGATCAGATGAAACCGACATCTATTAGTGCAATCAAAGAATTGCGCCGAATGGGATTGTCTGTAACTATGCTTACGGGGGATAGCGAACGATCTGCTCAGGCAGTGGCTCATAAACTAACGATACAATCAGTAAAGGCAGAGGTTCTTCCTGATGAAAAAGAATCTTACATTCGTGGGTTACAACAACAAGGTAAGAAGGTGGCTATGGTAGGCGATGGTATCAACGACTCTCAAGCTCTGGCTTGTGCTGATGTAAGTATTGCTATGGGGAAAGGTACAGATATTGCCATG is part of the Bacteroides coprosuis DSM 18011 genome and harbors:
- a CDS encoding heavy metal translocating P-type ATPase (COGs: COG2217 Cation transport ATPase~InterProIPR006403:IPR006416:IPR001757:IPR008250:IPR 005834~KEGG: bth:BT_1091 cation-transporting ATPase PacS~PFAM: ATPase, P-type, ATPase-associated domain; Haloacid dehalogenase-like hydrolase~PRIAM: Copper-exporting ATPase~SPTR: Putative uncharacterized protein;~TIGRFAM: ATPase, P-type, heavy metal translocating; ATPase, P type, cation/copper-transporter; ATPase, P-type, K/Mg/Cd/Cu/Zn/Na/Ca/Na/H-transporter~IMG reference gene:2504107009~PFAM: E1-E2 ATPase; Heavy-metal-associated domain; haloacid dehalogenase-like hydrolase~TIGRFAM: copper-(or silver)-translocating P-type ATPase; heavy metal translocating P-type ATPase; ATPase, P-type (transporting), HAD superfamily, subfamily IC), with translation MSNIIHKTFPVLNMHTASCATNVERAINDEPGIIETKVNLVNNTVYIKYDKKHITVGEIRAAVLSAGYDIIIDQEQQIYQQEQEHTKRYHRLRTEVIGAWVFTVPMLLLSVSRIFEHLSYTKYIMLLISLMVLVLFGREFFENAWKQMRKKMYRLDLLVAVSTGVAFLFSVFNVFFAEFWTSRGFEAHTYFELTVIITTFVITGKFMEAKAKGSSTLAIRNLMGLRPKSARVLKGEEKTDVPLKELKVGDHIIVHPGEKIPIDGIVIDGASYVNESMITGEPLPIEKGVGSKVTAGTVNQRGKFVVRAEKVGEDTFLAQIIRMVQEAQNTKAPVKRIVDKAVGVYLPIVAVVALLTFGGWVIFGGEYNVAKGVLAGLSVLIIACPCALGLATPIALWVGINKGANHHILIKDAVALEQTPQIDTLVLDKTGTITEGSPTIVGWLWATRQDKEDEYKQILLAAEAKSDNPLALSLMEELAIQQNVKPVDLDSYVNLPGKGIIVKYQGDKYWVGGKRLKEEHNAEINGPLNEMLVRYEGKGYGIVYFGKDNELLAIIAIADQMKPTSISAIKELRRMGLSVTMLTGDSERSAQAVAHKLTIQSVKAEVLPDEKESYIRGLQQQGKKVAMVGDGINDSQALACADVSIAMGKGTDIAMNVAMITLMTSDLSLLPRTIRLSKRTVKLIKQNLFWAFIFNVIAIPIAAGVFYPVSGFLLNPMIAGVAMTLSSVSVVLNSFFFDRGKL